A window of the Gossypium hirsutum isolate 1008001.06 chromosome A05, Gossypium_hirsutum_v2.1, whole genome shotgun sequence genome harbors these coding sequences:
- the LOC121229029 gene encoding uncharacterized protein gives MTSEAAEIMEKLKDKKAEYEAIASTDSSVNFEDIDNRIINEVLGLERYGRVRFQGSGVNPTQYFGSISHQYMPSGSQSQAEVQRLKDQIVQIQASTDEHISQLRVEAAAREAEQNRKYNELQLQLQSMMTMFQQFQNPPS, from the exons ATGACATCTgaggctgcagaaattatg gagaaactaaaagataagaaggcagagtatgaagcgattgcttcgactgatagttctgttaattttgaggatattgataatagaattattaatgaagttttgggtcttgaaaggtatggtcgagttagatttcaaggatctggtgttaacccgacccaatattttggatccatcTCTcaccaatacatgccttccgggagtcaaagtcaagctgaagttcagaggctaaaagatcagatagttcagatacaagctagcacagatgagcacatttctcaacttagagtggaggcagcagcgagggaggcggAGCAGAACAGAAAATACAAtgaactccagctacagcttcagtcTATGATGACTATGTTCCAGCAATTTCaaaatccgccatcttag